One Tunturibacter gelidoferens genomic region harbors:
- a CDS encoding HdeD family acid-resistance protein, whose protein sequence is MSTYPPTLAALAPKAINWSIALSILLILAGLFAILVPPFSGLAVTLIFAWAMIISGITHFVFAFKTHTTGGVLWELLVGAIYLFTGVYLLLHPLDALIVLTLILAVYLVFEGIVEIIQSFQLRPRHGASWLLFDGVITLILAIMIWRSWPASTVWVIGTLVGISMMFSGFSRLMLSLAAKRVLKQSL, encoded by the coding sequence ATGAGCACCTACCCACCCACCTTAGCCGCGCTCGCCCCCAAAGCCATCAACTGGTCCATAGCCCTCAGCATTCTGCTCATCCTGGCTGGCCTCTTCGCTATTCTCGTCCCGCCGTTCTCGGGCCTCGCGGTCACACTCATCTTTGCCTGGGCGATGATCATCAGTGGAATCACACACTTCGTCTTCGCCTTCAAGACCCACACCACCGGCGGCGTGCTCTGGGAGCTGCTCGTCGGCGCCATCTACCTCTTCACGGGCGTCTATCTCCTGCTGCACCCGCTCGATGCCCTCATCGTCCTGACGCTGATCCTTGCCGTCTATCTGGTCTTCGAAGGAATCGTGGAGATTATCCAATCCTTCCAGCTTCGTCCCCGCCACGGAGCGAGCTGGCTCTTGTTCGACGGTGTCATCACTCTCATCCTGGCCATTATGATTTGGCGCTCGTGGCCTGCGAGCACGGTCTGGGTCATCGGAACGCTCGTCGGTATCAGCATGATGTTCAGCGGCTTCTCCCGCCTCATGCTCTCGCTCGCCGCCAAGCGCGTGCTCAAGCAGAGTCTCTGA
- a CDS encoding type II secretion system protein, which yields MRKLRPGFRLGDRNPRVCAKGDLRVGDLHIDDLHIDVRHGEQGFMLVGLIVAIFIILLVLGIAAPKMAQELRREKEVEAVHRGNQYVRAIQLYYRKNNSYPGTMDALAKGTPVKYLRQEYVDPFTGKADWRLIHVGEAKTTVKGFFGKPLTGLAPGLGSAAGLASPGAAGAGAAGSSSAFGSSSGSAFGSSGAGSGSSAFGGSSGTTLGGTSSAGATSGGTTGAGSSSPGAASGATGSTDSSGAASTGTGTNSTLGSAAGIASQSTGGFSGGGAPFVGVGIPKEGTSIKVLNEQTSYNTWEFIYDPRIEQMKAAAGLQGGGTQGLGSAGGLSSGVGGAGTGTGTSGFGSSGSSGFGSSPSSGFGSSPSSGFGSSPSSGFGSSPASGSQGSGTTTPTTPQQPQ from the coding sequence ATGAGGAAGCTTCGCCCCGGTTTTCGGCTCGGTGACCGCAATCCCCGTGTGTGCGCGAAGGGTGATCTGCGCGTCGGGGATCTGCACATTGATGACCTCCACATTGATGTTCGACACGGAGAGCAGGGCTTCATGCTGGTGGGGCTGATCGTCGCGATCTTCATCATTCTGCTGGTGCTGGGAATCGCGGCTCCGAAGATGGCGCAGGAGCTGAGGCGCGAGAAGGAGGTCGAGGCGGTCCATCGCGGAAACCAGTACGTGCGCGCGATCCAGCTCTACTACCGCAAGAACAACTCCTATCCGGGCACGATGGATGCGCTGGCGAAGGGAACGCCTGTGAAGTATCTGCGTCAGGAGTACGTCGATCCTTTCACGGGCAAGGCGGATTGGCGATTGATTCACGTCGGCGAGGCGAAGACTACAGTGAAGGGATTCTTCGGCAAGCCATTGACGGGTCTTGCGCCGGGGTTGGGTTCGGCCGCGGGCCTGGCATCTCCTGGGGCGGCCGGGGCGGGAGCCGCAGGTTCCTCGTCGGCATTTGGGTCTTCGAGCGGCAGCGCATTCGGTTCATCGGGGGCAGGGTCGGGGTCAAGCGCCTTTGGGGGCTCTTCCGGAACTACGCTGGGAGGTACAAGCTCCGCCGGGGCTACCTCGGGTGGCACCACGGGAGCTGGAAGCTCAAGCCCGGGTGCGGCGAGCGGAGCGACGGGTTCAACGGACAGCTCGGGAGCCGCCTCGACTGGGACCGGCACGAACAGCACGTTGGGATCTGCAGCCGGAATTGCCAGTCAATCCACTGGTGGTTTTTCGGGGGGTGGAGCACCGTTCGTCGGTGTTGGCATTCCCAAAGAGGGCACCTCGATCAAGGTGCTGAACGAGCAGACGTCGTACAACACGTGGGAGTTTATCTACGATCCCCGGATTGAACAGATGAAAGCCGCCGCAGGTCTACAAGGCGGAGGAACGCAGGGACTTGGATCGGCTGGCGGACTGAGCTCAGGCGTTGGAGGTGCTGGGACCGGTACTGGAACCTCTGGATTCGGGTCGTCGGGGAGTTCGGGCTTCGGCTCTTCGCCTAGTTCCGGATTTGGATCGTCACCCAGCTCAGGATTTGGCTCATCGCCAAGTTCGGGCTTCGGATCGTCTCCCGCATCCGGTTCGCAAGGGAGTGGCACAACTACTCCGACTACACCGCAGCAGCCTCAGTGA
- a CDS encoding penicillin acylase family protein: protein MNPYESIAAAASPEEARTALRVQRRRIFYRLVVIFTLLVLVSGAVGFFYARHWTRQAMHDALPQLDGVISISGLSAPVSVQRDGHGVPHLRASSLDDLVTAQGYVTAQDRLWQMDALRRHAAGNLAEILGAPLLEHDRAQRTLQIRAAADRALATLPADQLHLLERYAAGVNASIADQSAHLPLEFRLLRYVPAPWTPRDSLLIGLVMFQDLTNSFPQELNREALTARLPSHLVGDLYPVGSWRDHPPAQPLIDLTAPQQDIPDIPLDESQTKLRRPALPTASPEDLLALQQILKNPVCDGCFAGSNDWVVSGAHTATGKPLLSNDMHLAHNIPGIWYEADLEAPAPSGDLHVSGVSLPGVPFIIVGHNAHVAWGFTNLGAEVQDVYVEHIRGSGDTMEYQTHDSAWHAVIHQQEIIHVKGAKDVVLDVPATQHGGVNTPVISGIFPSEKRSLSLRWTIYDPANISPSFLAVDTATDGAGLISAFSSFGGPAQNLVYADDQGHIGYHAVGKIPIRGNIVTPSPISPVPADALDPAQDWVGTIPYDNLPQATDPPNGILATANARVTSDDYPYPITLNWAAPYRNERIWKVLTARAAETKDHLTAADMLALQTDVYSDVDHVIAQRLAYALDHTTKAEFTTEKVAAKRLHQAADLLRDWNGNVEADAAAPAIVVATRAALWPLLLDPQFTSQPGTKSDLQPGVRRTGAALYTWGNKSYAEEWLIMHTPSRWLPPAYSCWDDFLTAAVSKALADSHAPADLSRWHYGEFRPINIEHPIYGQSPILQRVLGLPTSPGPQPQSGDDVTVKQVGHSFGPSERFTADLSELDNSTLNLVLGESSNPLSVWFMDQWPAWYHGTTFPLPFSHAAVDAATTHTLTLTPK from the coding sequence ATGAACCCGTACGAATCGATCGCCGCAGCAGCCTCCCCGGAAGAAGCCCGCACCGCCCTGCGGGTTCAGCGCAGACGGATCTTTTATCGACTCGTCGTTATTTTTACTTTGCTCGTGTTGGTTTCCGGCGCGGTTGGTTTCTTCTACGCGCGCCATTGGACTCGCCAGGCGATGCACGATGCTCTGCCGCAGCTGGATGGAGTCATCTCCATCTCTGGGTTGTCCGCTCCAGTCTCGGTTCAGCGCGACGGCCATGGCGTTCCTCATCTTCGGGCAAGTTCGCTTGACGATCTGGTGACGGCGCAGGGATATGTGACCGCGCAGGACCGGCTGTGGCAGATGGATGCGCTGCGCCGACACGCCGCGGGCAACCTTGCGGAGATCCTCGGTGCGCCTCTGCTTGAGCACGATCGCGCTCAACGCACGCTGCAGATTCGCGCTGCGGCCGATCGTGCGCTGGCTACTCTCCCGGCAGATCAGCTTCATCTGCTTGAGCGCTATGCCGCTGGCGTCAATGCTTCGATCGCCGACCAGAGCGCTCATCTGCCGCTCGAGTTTCGCCTGCTGCGTTATGTGCCTGCGCCGTGGACTCCGCGCGACAGTCTTCTGATTGGCCTGGTGATGTTTCAGGATCTTACGAACAGCTTTCCGCAGGAGTTGAATCGCGAGGCGCTGACAGCGCGGCTGCCTTCGCATCTGGTTGGGGACCTGTATCCTGTGGGCTCGTGGCGCGACCATCCGCCGGCTCAGCCGCTGATCGATCTGACTGCGCCGCAGCAGGATATTCCGGATATTCCACTCGACGAATCGCAGACGAAACTTCGGAGACCGGCGCTTCCTACTGCGAGTCCCGAAGATCTGCTCGCCCTGCAACAGATACTGAAAAATCCTGTGTGCGACGGATGCTTTGCGGGGTCGAACGACTGGGTCGTCTCAGGCGCTCACACGGCTACAGGCAAGCCGCTGCTCTCCAACGACATGCACCTCGCGCATAATATTCCGGGGATCTGGTATGAAGCGGATCTTGAAGCACCCGCGCCGAGTGGAGATCTGCACGTCTCCGGCGTCTCACTGCCCGGCGTCCCGTTTATCATCGTCGGCCACAACGCCCATGTGGCATGGGGATTTACGAATCTCGGCGCTGAGGTGCAGGATGTCTACGTCGAACACATACGCGGTAGTGGCGACACGATGGAGTATCAAACGCACGACAGCGCCTGGCATGCGGTGATTCACCAACAGGAGATCATCCACGTCAAAGGAGCGAAGGATGTTGTCCTTGATGTGCCTGCCACTCAGCACGGCGGCGTGAATACGCCTGTCATCTCGGGCATCTTTCCCAGCGAGAAGCGCAGCCTCTCCCTTCGCTGGACGATCTACGATCCCGCAAACATTTCGCCATCGTTTTTGGCCGTCGATACGGCAACCGACGGCGCCGGCCTTATCTCTGCCTTCTCCAGCTTTGGCGGCCCTGCGCAGAATCTCGTCTATGCGGATGACCAGGGCCACATCGGCTACCATGCCGTCGGAAAGATTCCGATTCGCGGCAATATCGTTACGCCAAGCCCCATCAGCCCGGTTCCCGCCGACGCGCTCGACCCCGCGCAGGATTGGGTTGGCACGATTCCCTATGACAACCTGCCGCAGGCGACCGACCCGCCCAACGGCATCCTCGCCACCGCGAACGCCCGCGTCACAAGCGACGACTATCCCTACCCCATCACTCTCAACTGGGCCGCTCCCTACCGCAATGAGCGCATCTGGAAGGTCCTCACTGCGCGCGCCGCCGAGACCAAAGACCACCTCACCGCCGCAGACATGCTCGCGCTCCAGACCGACGTATACTCCGATGTCGATCACGTCATCGCTCAGCGTCTCGCCTATGCCCTCGATCACACCACCAAAGCCGAGTTCACGACAGAAAAGGTCGCCGCAAAACGTCTTCACCAGGCTGCCGATCTTCTCCGCGACTGGAACGGCAACGTGGAAGCGGACGCCGCGGCTCCCGCCATCGTCGTTGCTACTCGCGCCGCGCTGTGGCCACTCCTGCTCGACCCGCAGTTCACGTCGCAGCCCGGAACAAAATCGGATCTTCAGCCTGGAGTCCGCCGCACTGGAGCGGCTCTCTACACCTGGGGCAACAAATCCTACGCGGAAGAGTGGCTCATCATGCACACCCCCAGCCGCTGGCTTCCCCCGGCCTATTCCTGCTGGGACGACTTCCTCACCGCCGCCGTCTCAAAAGCCCTCGCCGATAGCCACGCTCCAGCCGATCTCTCCAGGTGGCACTACGGAGAGTTCCGGCCCATCAACATCGAACACCCCATCTATGGCCAGTCTCCGATCCTTCAGCGCGTCCTCGGCCTGCCCACCAGCCCCGGCCCCCAGCCCCAAAGCGGCGACGACGTCACTGTCAAGCAGGTAGGCCACAGCTTCGGCCCCTCCGAGCGCTTCACTGCCGATCTATCCGAACTCGACAACAGCACCCTAAACCTCGTCCTCGGCGAATCCTCCAATCCTCTGAGCGTCTGGTTCATGGATCAGTGGCCAGCCTGGTATCACGGCACCACGTTTCCCCTGCCCTTCAGCCATGCAGCAGTCGATGCCGCCACCACTCACACCTTGACGCTCACTCCGAAGTAG
- a CDS encoding VOC family protein, translating into MAHPFCHLELGSTNLAKAKSFYTDMFGWEITDTQYGEGMTYSMFKPEGGGPGGGMMTQPVPGAPSSWLPYVAVDDIHAATKQAAGLGAQVHVDVQEVPNMGWFSVISDPTGAALGLWQQKL; encoded by the coding sequence ATGGCACACCCCTTCTGTCACCTGGAGTTAGGCAGCACCAACCTCGCAAAAGCGAAGAGCTTTTACACGGACATGTTTGGCTGGGAGATCACCGACACCCAATATGGAGAAGGAATGACCTACTCCATGTTCAAACCGGAGGGCGGCGGCCCTGGCGGCGGCATGATGACACAGCCCGTCCCGGGAGCGCCATCGTCCTGGCTGCCCTATGTCGCAGTCGATGACATTCACGCAGCAACAAAACAGGCCGCAGGCCTGGGTGCGCAAGTCCACGTCGACGTTCAAGAGGTACCGAACATGGGCTGGTTCAGCGTTATCAGCGACCCCACCGGCGCAGCACTCGGCCTCTGGCAACAAAAGCTCTAA
- a CDS encoding WD40/YVTN/BNR-like repeat-containing protein: protein MLRTEDGGYLWQTCAIPPGAEKLDFRGVQAFDENTAIVMSSGPGDQSRLYKTTDGCQTWKLIFTNPDKDGFWDSIRFDFLPKKRQSNDHRSGVLVGDPVNGQFAVYTTQNGGDSWEIWAKDDEVNAYKRLGPINANTRESLFAASNSVVVTLRPNEIRFITGGEGGSRLFSAEPHNPFDNETKFKFTVTKLPFSSNKSSGAFSIASRQTQPYKDDLMVVGGNYESPDSVGACAYLPHRENNSLGGVVFFGSERQRVISSTTPPHGYRSAVAWDADQKLWITVGPNGTDISNDDGKNWRPLTPSPTDPEDTDKNWNALSLPFVVGPHGRIGRLRTIDQKAAVTKKP, encoded by the coding sequence GTGCTGCGCACCGAAGACGGTGGCTACCTCTGGCAGACCTGCGCGATTCCACCCGGTGCGGAGAAGCTCGACTTCCGCGGCGTCCAGGCCTTCGACGAAAACACCGCCATCGTGATGTCCAGCGGCCCGGGCGATCAGTCCCGACTCTACAAAACCACGGATGGTTGCCAGACTTGGAAGCTCATCTTCACGAACCCGGACAAAGACGGCTTCTGGGATTCAATTAGGTTTGATTTCTTGCCAAAGAAACGGCAGTCCAATGACCACCGGTCTGGCGTTCTTGTCGGCGATCCCGTGAATGGTCAATTTGCTGTTTATACAACGCAAAACGGAGGAGACTCTTGGGAAATATGGGCGAAAGATGATGAAGTGAATGCATACAAACGATTAGGACCGATCAACGCGAACACGAGAGAATCTCTTTTTGCAGCGAGCAATAGTGTTGTCGTCACACTCAGGCCAAACGAGATTCGCTTCATTACCGGTGGCGAAGGCGGGTCGCGTTTGTTTTCGGCGGAGCCACACAATCCGTTCGACAATGAGACGAAATTCAAATTTACAGTAACGAAGCTTCCATTTTCTTCCAACAAAAGTTCGGGAGCTTTCTCTATTGCAAGCAGACAGACCCAACCCTACAAAGACGACTTGATGGTTGTGGGAGGAAACTATGAATCTCCAGATAGTGTCGGTGCGTGTGCATATCTGCCACACCGGGAAAACAACTCACTTGGGGGCGTGGTCTTCTTCGGATCTGAGCGGCAAAGAGTAATCTCCTCCACAACCCCACCCCACGGCTATCGCTCCGCCGTCGCGTGGGATGCCGATCAGAAACTCTGGATCACGGTAGGCCCGAACGGCACCGACATCTCAAACGACGATGGAAAAAACTGGCGTCCGCTTACGCCCTCACCGACCGACCCTGAAGATACAGACAAAAACTGGAACGCGCTATCGCTTCCCTTTGTTGTGGGTCCACACGGACGTATCGGCCGCCTGCGCACTATCGATCAAAAGGCAGCGGTTACAAAGAAACCGTAG
- a CDS encoding DUF2959 family protein → MISRRWVLRCVMAVAPLMVLAGCTSSYYKAMKTFGKEKRDILVSRVKDSKKDQQQAKEQIKTTMESFQELTGFQGGSLEKNYKKLNGEYEKAADSAQKLHNRIDSIDQVSNDLFKEWQKEIDGMENKKLKAQSAVMLRQSRLSEAGYIKSMRQTEARMTPVITAFRDQVTFLKHNLNARAIGSLKGTSAQMSTDVDVLMVSLDASIAQADALIASLNTDQP, encoded by the coding sequence GTGATCTCTCGGCGTTGGGTGTTGCGATGCGTGATGGCGGTGGCTCCGCTGATGGTGCTGGCTGGGTGTACCAGCTCCTACTACAAGGCGATGAAGACGTTTGGTAAGGAGAAGCGGGACATTCTGGTGTCGCGGGTGAAGGACTCGAAGAAGGACCAGCAGCAGGCGAAGGAGCAGATCAAAACGACGATGGAGTCGTTTCAGGAGCTGACTGGATTCCAGGGTGGGTCGCTGGAGAAGAACTACAAAAAATTAAACGGAGAGTACGAGAAGGCTGCGGATAGTGCGCAGAAGCTTCATAACCGCATCGACTCGATCGATCAGGTGTCGAACGATCTCTTCAAGGAGTGGCAGAAAGAGATTGACGGGATGGAGAACAAGAAGCTGAAGGCGCAGTCTGCGGTGATGCTGCGGCAGTCGCGGTTAAGTGAGGCGGGATACATCAAGTCGATGCGGCAGACTGAGGCGCGGATGACACCGGTCATCACGGCGTTTCGCGATCAGGTGACGTTTCTAAAGCATAATTTGAATGCGCGGGCGATTGGATCGTTGAAGGGAACCTCGGCGCAGATGTCGACCGATGTGGATGTGCTGATGGTGAGCCTGGATGCGTCGATCGCGCAGGCCGATGCTTTGATTGCTTCTTTGAATACGGATCAGCCTTAG
- a CDS encoding PilN domain-containing protein, with protein MRISVNLANRPFIELRPLFAKLRLAMVVLALLAVGLGFALHSLNAKARVAQAQMDALKAKTQRYQNERQANEARMHQPQNMAVLERSRFLNQMFAEKSFSWTAVMMDLEKVLPVGVQVTSIDPAITKEGDVNIRLRVSGDRDKAVQLVRNLETSQRFLSPRLASEQAQTQEGNRNAAQVMAPGAVQFDVLSGYNPLPERSAKDVAAKGRGGAAEGDSPADGVKKKRATAPKSASPASPKSGLAKTPAQKGAAR; from the coding sequence ATGCGAATCTCTGTCAATCTTGCGAATCGACCGTTCATTGAGCTGAGGCCGTTGTTTGCGAAGCTTCGGCTGGCGATGGTGGTGCTGGCGCTGCTGGCGGTGGGGTTGGGGTTTGCGCTGCACTCGCTGAATGCCAAAGCCCGCGTGGCGCAGGCGCAGATGGACGCGCTGAAGGCGAAGACGCAGAGGTATCAGAACGAGCGCCAGGCGAACGAAGCGAGGATGCACCAGCCGCAGAATATGGCAGTGCTGGAGCGGTCGCGTTTTCTGAACCAGATGTTTGCCGAGAAGAGCTTCAGCTGGACGGCCGTGATGATGGACCTCGAGAAGGTGCTGCCGGTTGGGGTGCAGGTGACCAGCATCGATCCGGCGATTACGAAGGAAGGCGATGTGAATATTCGGCTGCGGGTGAGCGGCGATCGCGACAAGGCAGTGCAGCTGGTAAGAAATCTGGAGACGTCGCAACGGTTCCTTTCGCCGAGGCTTGCTTCGGAGCAGGCGCAGACGCAGGAGGGAAACCGGAACGCGGCGCAGGTGATGGCTCCGGGTGCGGTGCAGTTCGATGTGTTGAGTGGATACAACCCGCTGCCGGAGAGGTCTGCGAAGGATGTCGCGGCGAAGGGCAGGGGCGGTGCAGCGGAGGGTGATTCGCCCGCGGACGGGGTGAAGAAGAAGAGAGCGACGGCTCCGAAGAGCGCATCTCCTGCATCTCCAAAAAGCGGCTTGGCGAAGACTCCAGCGCAGAAGGGAGCTGCGCGATGA
- a CDS encoding type II secretion system F family protein: MTEFVIKLADERGRVMEQSHAAATAEELKARFTQAGYFVYSVKAKSALGASKKKVKLETFLVFNQQFLTLIKAGLPILGSLELLGKRQKIPHFRAQLEDVASRVKTGESISQAFEAQGGFPIVYTTTLLAGERSGNLEEVLQRFLDFQRVSLTFRKKLKASLIYPALLVVMVIGLFIFLITFVVPRFAQLYDQLGTKLPALTTFLLDLGREAQSYGIYVAVVVGVVGFLLYRWSKTDAGARLIDKIRIKLPVFGSVWLKYQVGLFSRTLSTLLTGGLPLVPSLETAAKSIDSREIASAVYKSVETVREGKGLSVSLQATKVFPELAIEMIEVGESTGALPQMLNSVAEFFEEDVQTNLTAAMSLIEPLILIMMGLVVTTILIALYLPIFSLSAGGSGGQ, translated from the coding sequence ATGACTGAGTTTGTAATCAAGCTGGCGGATGAGCGTGGACGGGTGATGGAGCAGAGCCATGCGGCGGCTACAGCGGAGGAGCTGAAGGCGCGGTTTACGCAGGCGGGGTACTTCGTCTATTCGGTCAAGGCGAAGAGTGCGCTGGGGGCGAGCAAGAAGAAGGTAAAGCTCGAGACGTTTCTGGTCTTCAATCAACAGTTTCTGACGTTGATCAAGGCGGGTTTGCCGATTCTTGGATCGCTGGAGCTGCTGGGGAAGAGGCAGAAGATTCCGCACTTTCGCGCGCAGCTGGAGGACGTGGCGTCGCGGGTGAAGACGGGAGAGTCGATCTCGCAGGCGTTTGAGGCGCAGGGCGGATTTCCGATTGTGTACACGACGACGCTGCTGGCGGGAGAGCGGTCGGGAAATCTGGAAGAGGTGCTGCAGCGGTTTCTGGACTTTCAGCGTGTATCGCTGACGTTCAGAAAGAAGCTGAAGGCTAGTCTGATCTATCCGGCGCTGCTGGTGGTGATGGTGATTGGGCTTTTCATCTTTCTGATCACGTTTGTGGTGCCACGGTTTGCACAGTTGTATGACCAGCTGGGGACGAAGCTGCCGGCGTTGACTACGTTTCTGTTGGATTTGGGGCGTGAGGCGCAGTCTTACGGAATCTACGTGGCTGTAGTGGTGGGTGTGGTTGGGTTTTTGCTTTACCGCTGGTCGAAGACAGATGCGGGTGCGAGACTGATCGATAAGATTCGGATCAAGCTGCCGGTGTTTGGCAGTGTCTGGCTGAAGTACCAGGTCGGATTGTTTTCGCGGACGCTGTCGACGCTGCTGACGGGCGGATTGCCGCTGGTGCCGTCGCTTGAGACTGCGGCGAAGTCGATCGATTCACGGGAGATTGCGAGCGCGGTCTATAAGTCGGTGGAGACGGTTCGCGAGGGGAAGGGCTTGTCGGTGAGCTTGCAGGCGACGAAGGTGTTTCCGGAGCTGGCGATCGAGATGATAGAGGTGGGCGAGTCGACTGGCGCGCTACCGCAGATGCTGAATTCGGTGGCGGAGTTTTTCGAGGAGGATGTGCAGACCAATCTTACCGCCGCGATGAGTTTGATCGAGCCGCTGATCCTGATCATGATGGGGCTGGTGGTGACGACGATTCTGATTGCGCTCTATCTGCCGATCTTTAGCTTGAGCGCGGGCGGTTCGGGCGGTCAGTAG
- a CDS encoding GspE/PulE family protein encodes MAMAPLAIPINEAGMGEVERAQSLARRYRADFVDLKNFKISHELFKSVPVDMMFRYNFVPLEQMEGKLAIAVSDPSKLMVLDEISGLLGQRLVTRVATLSQITELLKKTEQSQRVLDEASEGLAFDVLHGDENQDSNISIERLTSEDDISPIIRLVDTTIFTALERRASDIHLETFDDSLLVKYRIDGVLQQAMAPIAREHHQTILSRIKVMSELDIAERRVPQDGRFRVRYKGRLIDFRVSIMPTVHGENAVLRVLDKESMSEKFKSLSLDVVGFAAKDLERFRRYIKEPYGMVLVTGPTGSGKTTTLYAALNEIKSEEDKIITIEDPVEYQIRGITQIPVNEKKGLTFARGLRSILRHDPDKILVGEIRDAETAQIAINSALTGHLVFTTVHANNVVDVLGRFLNMGVEPYNFVSALNCILAQRLVRQVCEFCVRDVHYSDAELLASGLDLHEWRGFNFREGPGCIECGGTGYRGRSAIHELLELDDEIREMLLAKKPGSEIRKKAKQKGMAFLRDSALERVRDGITTLKEINKVTFIEAGR; translated from the coding sequence ATGGCAATGGCACCGTTGGCAATACCGATTAATGAGGCAGGAATGGGCGAGGTGGAGCGCGCGCAGTCGCTGGCGCGACGCTATCGTGCTGATTTCGTAGACCTGAAGAACTTCAAGATCTCGCATGAGTTGTTCAAGAGCGTGCCGGTGGACATGATGTTCCGGTACAACTTCGTGCCGCTGGAGCAGATGGAGGGCAAGCTTGCGATTGCGGTCTCTGATCCTTCGAAGCTGATGGTGCTGGACGAGATCTCGGGGTTGCTGGGACAGCGGCTGGTGACGCGGGTGGCGACACTGAGCCAGATCACCGAACTGCTGAAGAAGACCGAGCAGAGCCAGCGTGTGCTCGATGAGGCGAGTGAGGGTCTTGCGTTCGATGTGCTGCACGGCGATGAGAACCAGGACTCGAATATTTCGATTGAGCGGCTGACGAGCGAAGACGATATCTCGCCGATTATCCGGCTGGTGGACACGACGATCTTTACGGCGCTGGAGCGACGCGCTTCGGATATTCATCTCGAGACCTTCGATGATTCGCTGCTGGTGAAGTACCGCATCGACGGCGTGCTGCAGCAGGCGATGGCTCCGATTGCGCGGGAACATCACCAGACGATTCTTTCGCGTATCAAGGTCATGAGCGAGCTGGATATTGCAGAGCGGCGCGTGCCGCAGGACGGTCGCTTCCGCGTGCGGTACAAGGGCAGGCTGATCGACTTCCGTGTGTCGATTATGCCGACGGTGCATGGCGAGAATGCCGTGCTTCGTGTGCTCGACAAAGAGTCGATGTCGGAGAAGTTCAAGTCGCTATCGCTGGATGTGGTGGGGTTTGCGGCGAAGGATCTGGAGAGATTTCGGCGGTACATCAAAGAGCCTTATGGCATGGTGCTGGTGACCGGGCCGACGGGTTCGGGTAAGACGACGACTCTTTACGCAGCGTTGAACGAGATTAAATCCGAAGAAGATAAGATCATCACGATTGAAGATCCGGTTGAGTATCAGATTCGCGGCATCACGCAGATTCCGGTGAATGAAAAGAAGGGGCTGACGTTTGCGCGAGGGCTGCGGTCGATTCTGCGACATGACCCGGACAAGATCCTGGTCGGAGAGATCCGCGATGCGGAGACGGCGCAGATTGCGATCAACTCGGCACTGACGGGCCATCTTGTGTTTACGACGGTGCACGCGAATAACGTGGTCGATGTGCTGGGGCGGTTTTTGAATATGGGCGTTGAGCCTTACAACTTTGTTTCGGCGCTGAACTGCATTCTGGCGCAGCGGCTGGTGCGGCAGGTTTGTGAATTTTGTGTGAGAGATGTGCACTATAGCGACGCAGAGTTGTTGGCGAGCGGTCTGGATCTGCACGAGTGGCGCGGGTTCAACTTTCGTGAGGGGCCCGGATGTATTGAGTGCGGCGGGACGGGGTATCGTGGACGGTCGGCCATTCACGAACTGCTGGAGCTGGACGATGAGATTCGCGAGATGTTGCTGGCGAAGAAGCCGGGCAGCGAGATTCGTAAGAAGGCCAAGCAGAAGGGAATGGCTTTTCTGAGGGATTCGGCGTTGGAGAGAGTAAGGGATGGGATTACGACGCTGAAAGAGATCAATAAGGTTACATTTATCGAGGCTGGACGGTAA
- a CDS encoding DUF2306 domain-containing protein, whose product MDAKAPARGIEMREGSSRVVCPKYPGWLKVGFWICVVIAVAVVLRRVAVLAHPTQGGSGGSSPTAGLDAVFASHEALTLAHILPAMAFVLLSPFVLLQRSRAMRAERVFFLLGAWVGVTAYAMSAHPVGGWVERSAVLLFNSLFLFSLVRAFVAARRGEAVEKMRWMLRSVAILLGIATTRPVMGVFFATSRLTHLEPAQFFGVAFWIGFSINTIAIELWLRSRGDRLPVVG is encoded by the coding sequence ATGGATGCGAAGGCTCCGGCACGGGGAATCGAGATGCGGGAAGGCTCCTCCCGTGTTGTCTGCCCTAAGTATCCTGGGTGGCTGAAGGTGGGCTTTTGGATCTGCGTCGTGATCGCGGTTGCGGTGGTGTTGCGTCGAGTCGCGGTGCTTGCTCATCCCACGCAGGGCGGGTCTGGTGGATCGTCGCCGACGGCGGGGCTTGATGCGGTGTTTGCGTCGCATGAAGCTTTGACGCTTGCTCATATTCTTCCGGCGATGGCGTTTGTGCTACTGAGTCCGTTTGTGCTGTTGCAACGATCCAGGGCGATGCGGGCGGAGCGGGTGTTCTTCCTGCTGGGAGCCTGGGTGGGAGTTACCGCGTATGCCATGAGCGCTCATCCGGTTGGAGGGTGGGTGGAGCGGTCGGCTGTTCTGTTGTTCAATAGCCTCTTCTTGTTTTCGCTAGTGCGGGCCTTTGTGGCTGCGCGGCGGGGTGAGGCGGTTGAAAAGATGCGCTGGATGTTGCGGTCGGTTGCGATTCTTCTTGGTATCGCAACCACGCGGCCGGTGATGGGTGTGTTCTTTGCTACGAGCCGGTTGACGCATCTTGAGCCGGCGCAGTTCTTCGGCGTTGCGTTCTGGATCGGATTTTCGATCAACACGATTGCTATTGAACTCTGGCTGCGTTCGAGGGGAGACCGGCTTCCTGTTGTGGGTTAG